The genomic interval ATCTTGAAAAAGGCAGATTTTTAAAATTATGTAATTTTTAGGTATAATATTGTTAAAGAACAAATCCCGTGAATAGTCAAAGAGAGGTGAAATAGTGAATATAGAGAAACTAAGAAAATTTTGGCAAGAAGATAATTACTTTGATATTGCAATTGATGAATACAAAAAATTTAAAAATACTAATATTTACAATGAGCAATATAAAAAAGAAATTCTTTCAGAATTAAATAGTTTTTTTAAAAAAATTGAGATAAATTCAGATAATGTAAATGAAGTAATTGAAAGGTTAAAAAATTCTAATCCATCTAAAGGAAGCTTTGTTCATTGGATAGAAATAGACAATCTTTTAAAAATTACTAGAAGTTTTCCTGAAACTATGGCAAATGCTTTGAACGTATTATATGACGGAAGCTTTGTTTTAATTGAAAAGTTAAAGGAATTTGAGCAGATTATAAAAGAAGTTAAGCCAAATTTTCGATTGGGGACACCATTAATAGGTTATCTTCTAGCAAGTTTTGATTATGAAAAATATCCGTTATACAAAGATGAAATATTTAAAAATCTGTTGAATTTTTTCAATATTGAATGGAATTTTGAAAATACTATCGAAAAGTATTTTTCATATTTTCAGACTTGTAATTTGCTTAAAGATTATTTTGTAGAAAAAGGGTATTTGAAAAATCCAAATATCTTAGATATTCAAGATTTTATTTATTGTGTTTTTTCAAGTGATTATCAAGAATTATTATTTAAATTAAATCTCAAGTATTTGCATGAAAAATCTAAATTATTGTATAAATTTGAAAATGATATCGATTTATTTATGAATTATTTGAATAATTTAGATAAAGGCTATTTAGAATATCTTTATGAAAAATATACTGATAGTGAGAAGGTAAATTTAATTAGAGCTAAAATAATAGAATTGTTGATTAATAATAAAAAATTAACAGTTGAAAAACTTGAAGAAATTAAAGAAGCAATAAGTAATTTGTACGATAAGGATATATTAGTAGTTTGGAATAATTTTAGGATTCTTTTTCCTTTATATTATGAAAAATACAAAAAAAGGATAAAAATAATTCTAAAAAATATTGCCGGAATTCTAAAAAGTCTAGTAGCTGAAAATATCGATAGAAATTTGAAATTAAAGACTCATATTGTGGATTTTTATGGAGCACAAAATTTTGGAAAAGACGAATGTTGGGTTGCTTTATTTCCAGAAGAAAAGGCTAGTCATAAAAAATCTGCACAGCTTTTTTTAATTGTATTTCCTGAAAAGATAGAGTATGGCCTTATACTAGGTTGGGATGTAAGGAAAGGAAAAAAGTCCCAAGGATATTTCGATGATGTGGAACACAAAACTTCAGCAGATGAATTAAGTTTAAATGTTTTGCTAAACAAATATAAAGAAATTTTCCCAAAATTCCTTGAAATTAACGGGTTAGATTCTTCAAAAGTAATTAACTCCTCCAGTTATAAAGGATTAGAAACAAAAGATAAAATTGTTAGTACTAGTGGGATAATTTCACAAATAGATTGGAACAAGTTTAGTATAAAGAACTTATATTTTGAAAATAGTGAATTACTAGTAAGTCAAATTTTAATATCCTTAAAATCTGGAAAACATATTATTTTAGTTGGTCCTCCGGGAACTGGAAAATCAAAACTTGCAAAAGAAATTTGTGAAAGTTTGGGGATAAGTTATGAGTTCACAACTGCATTATCTGATTGGTCAACTTTTGACACAATAGGTGGTTATAAACCTAATCCAGATGGAACTTTGTATTTTGAAGAGGGCATATTTTTAAAAACATTAATGAACAAAAATCATAAAGAATTAAAGTGGCTAATTATAGATGAAATAAATAGAGCAGATATTGATAAAGCTTTTGGACCATTACTTTCGGTTTTAACTGGTGATCAGGTAGTTTTGAGTTTTAAATCAAGATCTGGAGATAATATAAAAATTGTTCCAGAAACTGATGGAAACATTATTATAGAAAACGATAACATATATGTTCTTCCAAAAGATTTTAGAATTATTGGTACTATGAATACTTACGATAAAACTTCGTTATATGAATTAAGTTACGCTTTTATGAGACGTTTTGCTTTTGTTTACATTGGTGTTCCTAAAAATATAAATAGTGATGTGTTGGAAAAC from Thermosipho atlanticus DSM 15807 carries:
- a CDS encoding AAA family ATPase, which gives rise to MNIEKLRKFWQEDNYFDIAIDEYKKFKNTNIYNEQYKKEILSELNSFFKKIEINSDNVNEVIERLKNSNPSKGSFVHWIEIDNLLKITRSFPETMANALNVLYDGSFVLIEKLKEFEQIIKEVKPNFRLGTPLIGYLLASFDYEKYPLYKDEIFKNLLNFFNIEWNFENTIEKYFSYFQTCNLLKDYFVEKGYLKNPNILDIQDFIYCVFSSDYQELLFKLNLKYLHEKSKLLYKFENDIDLFMNYLNNLDKGYLEYLYEKYTDSEKVNLIRAKIIELLINNKKLTVEKLEEIKEAISNLYDKDILVVWNNFRILFPLYYEKYKKRIKIILKNIAGILKSLVAENIDRNLKLKTHIVDFYGAQNFGKDECWVALFPEEKASHKKSAQLFLIVFPEKIEYGLILGWDVRKGKKSQGYFDDVEHKTSADELSLNVLLNKYKEIFPKFLEINGLDSSKVINSSSYKGLETKDKIVSTSGIISQIDWNKFSIKNLYFENSELLVSQILISLKSGKHIILVGPPGTGKSKLAKEICESLGISYEFTTALSDWSTFDTIGGYKPNPDGTLYFEEGIFLKTLMNKNHKELKWLIIDEINRADIDKAFGPLLSVLTGDQVVLSFKSRSGDNIKIVPETDGNIIIENDNIYVLPKDFRIIGTMNTYDKTSLYELSYAFMRRFAFVYIGVPKNINSDVLENYLEKWDIKKSVGLRDSLAEIWNIVNKYRLIGPAVIRDIAEYVENGGDYTSALVLYVLPQFEGLSETKIKNFVSELVKSSIGEFSNQKDVLTEFIKDFFGISME